One genomic window of Carassius auratus strain Wakin chromosome 14, ASM336829v1, whole genome shotgun sequence includes the following:
- the LOC113114160 gene encoding ubiquitin-like protein 3, translating to MTSQRDPDTVNLRLILVSGKTQDFTFSPNDSATDISRHVFENWPAGWEEESVSSPSILRLIFQGRFLHGNVTLGALKLPPGRTTVMHLVARETLPEPNSHGQRNREKTTESSCCLLL from the exons ATGACCTCTCAGAGAGACCCGGACACA GTGAATCTACGGCTGATCCTTGTGAGTGGGAAGACACAGGATTTCACTTTCTCTCCCAATGACTCCGCCACAGACATTTCCCGGCATGTTTTTGAGAACTGGCCGGCAG GCTGGGAGGAGGAGAGCGTGAGCAGTCCCAGCATCCTGAGGCTGATCTTCCAGGGCCGCTTCCTGCATGGCAATGTCACACTAGGAG CTCTGAAGTTGCCCCCTGGCCGAACAACTGTCATGCACTTGGTTGCCAGAGAGACACTGCCAGAGCCGAACTCCCATG GCCAGAGGAACAGGGAGAAGACTACAGAGAGCAGCTGCTGTCTACTGCTGTAA